The Caulifigura coniformis genome includes a region encoding these proteins:
- a CDS encoding DUF1207 domain-containing protein, translating into MDGLTAIKHWIGPLVVLTASLASHPAARAEFPQPASGRDAAAQQRDWTTTAAGFSTFQSEDVATADASIPARSYESSRIELAQAVAGNSDDHWQLAPVGLLYKSYLAGAKEARISTVWMQDSKRGLIWENALGGRVGVVRYGTEDVLHPEGWQFDIEGAALPRVIPQDPSSPLEAVDFRVGLLSTWRYGDTAVKAGYYHLSSHAGDEFLINNPAFVRINYVRDAGIIGITQYFLEDFSVYGELAYAFNAEDGAEPLEFQYGVQYSPMTTGWPGAPFAAINGHTREDYNWATSLTVQSGWQWRSAKTNHTFRVGMQYYRGPSLQWELGDRKENMLGGGIWYDF; encoded by the coding sequence ATGGATGGCCTCACGGCAATTAAACACTGGATCGGCCCCCTCGTGGTGCTCACGGCCTCGCTGGCCAGTCACCCCGCGGCACGCGCCGAATTTCCGCAGCCTGCGTCGGGCCGTGATGCCGCCGCCCAGCAGCGCGACTGGACGACCACGGCAGCCGGATTCTCCACCTTCCAGTCGGAAGATGTGGCCACGGCGGACGCCTCGATCCCGGCCCGGAGTTACGAATCGAGCCGGATTGAACTCGCGCAGGCGGTTGCGGGGAACTCCGATGACCACTGGCAGCTCGCCCCGGTGGGGCTGCTGTACAAGTCGTACCTGGCAGGGGCCAAAGAAGCCCGTATCTCAACCGTCTGGATGCAGGACAGCAAACGCGGTTTGATCTGGGAGAACGCGCTTGGCGGAAGGGTCGGCGTGGTGCGCTACGGCACGGAAGACGTGCTGCACCCGGAAGGCTGGCAGTTCGATATTGAAGGAGCGGCGCTCCCCCGCGTGATCCCGCAGGATCCGTCGTCACCGCTCGAGGCCGTCGATTTCCGCGTCGGGCTGCTGAGCACCTGGCGGTATGGCGACACCGCCGTGAAAGCCGGCTACTACCACCTGTCGTCCCACGCCGGCGACGAGTTCCTGATCAACAATCCGGCGTTCGTCCGCATCAACTACGTGCGGGACGCGGGCATCATCGGCATCACGCAGTATTTCCTCGAGGACTTCTCCGTCTACGGCGAACTTGCTTATGCATTCAACGCCGAGGACGGGGCGGAGCCTCTCGAGTTCCAATACGGCGTGCAGTACAGCCCGATGACGACCGGCTGGCCCGGAGCGCCGTTCGCGGCGATCAACGGACACACCCGCGAAGATTACAACTGGGCAACGAGCCTCACCGTCCAGAGTGGATGGCAGTGGCGAAGCGCCAAGACGAACCACACATTCCGAGTCGGTATGCAGTACTACCGCGGCCCGTCGCTGCAGTGGGAGCTGGGGGACCGCAAAGAGAACATGCTCGGCGGTGGTATCTGGTACGACTTCTGA